In Camelina sativa cultivar DH55 chromosome 16, Cs, whole genome shotgun sequence, a single window of DNA contains:
- the LOC104749284 gene encoding UPF0481 protein At3g47200-like, giving the protein MNRRLNHEPDTILEFNESAPGMWWFPTNPEHRCIYRAPHRLRRVNPEAYTPQLLLIGPLHHSLKSQALKSRGDITNTKLMGYLNMEEHKKFYLARFSKRLGGEKTIDEFRRIIKEDEDIIRASYSESTAWIESKKFVDIILHDSVFILEFLLRSKDYTLLVHQGSGTNKTWDPIFEQPCLQTTVDEDLILLENQLPYFILEKLFGPIVPLLRPNQTLREIVITYFRFQGNIRDESKFKHFTDLFRCVRVETLKSKRKAKSKFRSLAGLFRFARLGTHKSTESERSRHEALRMEETTHVSRKPTKTISRHIADLFRCVPMEIQGSRDTEKSRLERLKTHRMETHGSSKKPTEHPIIKNMYNAAKLHSAGVKFKAVTDEFSIDVKFKNGCLMIPCLWVPDDAEITLRNIMALEQCHYPFEAYVCNFVSFLDFLIDTDKDVDLLMENGILNNWGEKSSVAVAEMVNTLFSGVVESRSYYAGIASRVNAYYDNPFNRSRTILGRQYFGNLWRGTATVAATLLLVMTLIQTVASIMQVMQK; this is encoded by the exons ATGAACCGAAGGTTGAATCATGAACCGGACACGATTCTTGAGTTTAACGAATCGGCTCCCGGGATGTGGTGGTTTCCTACAAATCCTGAGCACCGTTGCATCTACCGAGCCCCTCATCGTCTACGTCGAGTAAATCCAGAAGCATACACGCCACAATTACTCCTCATTGGACCTCTTCACCATTCTTTAAAATCTCAAGCTCTCAAGTCTCGTGGAGATATCACAAACACAAAGCTAATGGGCTACTTGAACATGGAGGAGCATAAGAAGTTTTACCTCGCAAGATTCTCAAAAAGGCTTGGAGGGGAAAAAACCATTGATGAATTCAGAAGAATAAtcaaagaagacgaagatatAATCAGGGCAAGCTACTCTGAATCGACTGCCTGGATTGAATCTAAAAAGTTCGTGGACATAATCCTACACGACTCTGTTTTCATACTTGAGTTCCTTTTAAGGAGTAAAGATTACACCTTGCTTGTGCACCAAGGATCAGGCACTAACAAGACATGGGATCCTATATTTGAGCAGCCTTGTCTTCAAACCACTGTGGATGAAGACCTCATTTTGCTCGAGAATCAACTTCCTTACTTCATCCTCGAGAAACTCTTCGGTCCTATCGTTCCATTACTCCGCCCGAACCAGACCCTCCGTGAGATAGTCATCACTTACTTCAGATTCCAAGGTAATATCAGAGACGAGTCCAAATTCAAACATTTCACTGATCTATTCCGATGTGTTCGTGTGGAGACACTTAAGTCCAAAAGAAAAGCCAAGAGTAAATTCAGATCTTTAGCTGGTCTATTCCGATTTGCTCGCTTGGGAACACACAAGTCAACAGAATCAGAAAGGAGTCGTCATGAAGCTCTTCGCATGGAGGAGACGACACATGTGTCAAGAAAACCAACAAAGACCATATCCAGACATATAGCTGATCTTTTCCGATGTGTTCCCATGGAGATACAAGGGTCAAGAGATACAGAAAAGAGTCGTCTTGAACGGCTCAAAACTCATCGCATGGAGACACATGGGTCATCGAAAAAACCAACAGAGCACCCGATCATCAAAAACATGTATAATGCAGCAAAGCTACACAGTGCAGGAGTGAAGTTCAAGGCCGTGACAGATGAGTTCTCGATAGATGTGAAGTTCAAGAATGGTTGTTTGATGATACCTTGTTTGTGGGTTCCAGATGATGCGGAGATCACACTAAGAAATATAATGGCGCTTGAGCAATGTCATTACCCTTTCGAAGCGTACGTATGTAACTTTGTCAGTTTCTTGGATTTTCTCATCGACACTGATAAGGATGTCGACTTGCTCATGGAGAACG GAATACTAAACAACTGGGGGGAGAAGAGTTCGGTGGCCGTGGCGGAGATGGTGAACACACTCTTTTCGGGGGTCGTCGAGAGTCGTTCTTACTATGCTGGTATAGCGTCTAGAGTCAACGCCTATTACGATAATCCATTCAACAGGTCACGCACCATCCTCGGACGCCAGTATTTCGGTAATCTATGGAGAGGTACGGCCACCGTGGCTGCCACGCTTCTGTTAGTAATGACTCTTATCCAGACGGTGGCTTCGATTATGCAGGTTATGCAAAAGTGA